The Hymenobacter sp. GOD-10R genome includes a window with the following:
- the paaZ gene encoding phenylacetic acid degradation bifunctional protein PaaZ, producing MTPTLENYALGRWMPGSGQKQELYDASTGEVIALADGEGLDFAAMLDYGRRVGNPALRRLTFHERGRMLKALAFYLTERKEQFYTLSYRSGATRADSWIDIEGGIGNLFANASLRRKFPDKPFYVDGDPIGLSKGGSFMAQHLMVPREGVAVHINAYNFPIWGMLEKIAVNLLAGMPAIVKPAVPTAYLTEAVVREIIASGILPEGALQLVVGSGQGILEHVNYQDVVTFTGSAETGRKLKAHPRIIAEAVPFNLEADSLNAAVLGPDAVPGTPEFDLFIKEVRKEMTAKAGQKCTAIRRAIVPENLLEDVQIALGKALAQTTIGHPLAEGVRMGALAGLDQVQRLREKVRQLAQHTPIVYGDLDNVQVIGADCKTGAFVSPIVLLNPEPFRFTESHEVEAFGPVTTLMPYRHIDDAIKLVNLGKGSLVCSVATNDPAVAQEFVLGAATHHGRILVLNNEVAKESTGHGSPLPLLIHGGPGRAGGGQEMGGMRGVEHFMQRVAIQGSPTMITAITDVYQQGAKQFERDKHPFQHYFEELAIGQTYTTHRHTVTEGDITNFAQVSGDNFYAHVDATSLEGTLFTGRVAHGYYILSKAAGMFVDPRKGPVLLNYGLDECRFTKPVYPGMTIGVKLTVKEKVAQEKRDENDVAKGIVRWLVDVSDEAGETVAIATILTMVKKKAQA from the coding sequence ATGACGCCCACTCTCGAAAACTATGCCCTAGGCCGCTGGATGCCTGGCTCGGGCCAAAAGCAAGAGCTCTACGATGCCTCCACGGGCGAAGTCATTGCCTTGGCCGATGGCGAAGGACTCGACTTTGCGGCCATGCTCGACTACGGCCGCCGCGTGGGCAACCCTGCCCTGCGCCGCCTTACCTTCCACGAGCGGGGCCGCATGCTGAAGGCTCTCGCCTTCTATCTAACAGAGCGCAAGGAGCAGTTTTATACCCTTAGCTACCGCTCGGGCGCCACTCGCGCTGACTCTTGGATTGATATCGAGGGGGGCATCGGCAACCTGTTTGCTAATGCCTCACTGCGCCGCAAATTTCCCGATAAGCCGTTTTACGTGGATGGCGATCCGATTGGGCTGTCGAAGGGCGGCTCCTTTATGGCCCAGCACCTGATGGTACCCCGTGAAGGCGTAGCGGTCCACATAAATGCTTATAACTTCCCCATCTGGGGCATGCTGGAAAAGATTGCCGTGAATCTCTTGGCGGGCATGCCGGCCATCGTGAAGCCAGCGGTACCCACGGCTTATCTCACCGAAGCGGTGGTGCGCGAAATTATTGCCTCCGGCATCCTGCCCGAAGGGGCGCTGCAACTGGTGGTCGGCTCGGGCCAGGGCATCCTTGAGCACGTCAACTACCAGGACGTGGTAACCTTCACTGGCTCAGCCGAGACGGGGCGCAAGCTGAAAGCGCACCCCCGCATCATCGCTGAGGCCGTACCTTTCAACCTGGAAGCCGATTCGCTCAACGCAGCCGTGTTAGGTCCAGATGCGGTGCCGGGCACCCCAGAGTTCGACTTGTTTATCAAGGAAGTACGCAAGGAAATGACGGCCAAGGCTGGGCAAAAGTGTACGGCGATCCGCCGGGCCATTGTGCCGGAAAACCTGCTGGAAGATGTGCAGATTGCCTTGGGCAAAGCCCTGGCCCAAACTACCATTGGCCACCCGCTGGCTGAGGGCGTGCGCATGGGCGCCTTGGCTGGCCTAGACCAAGTACAACGCCTCCGCGAAAAAGTACGGCAGCTAGCCCAGCATACGCCCATCGTGTACGGCGACCTAGATAACGTGCAGGTTATCGGGGCCGACTGCAAAACGGGCGCTTTCGTCTCGCCTATTGTGCTGCTGAATCCCGAACCATTCCGCTTCACCGAATCGCACGAGGTGGAAGCCTTCGGCCCGGTAACGACGCTCATGCCGTACCGGCACATCGACGATGCTATCAAGCTAGTTAACCTAGGCAAAGGCTCCCTCGTTTGCTCGGTGGCGACCAATGACCCGGCGGTAGCGCAGGAGTTCGTGCTCGGCGCGGCTACTCACCACGGTCGCATCCTGGTACTCAACAACGAAGTAGCCAAGGAAAGCACCGGCCACGGCTCGCCTTTGCCCCTGCTGATTCACGGTGGGCCAGGCCGCGCCGGCGGTGGCCAGGAGATGGGGGGCATGCGCGGCGTGGAGCACTTTATGCAGCGCGTGGCTATTCAAGGCTCGCCGACCATGATTACGGCCATTACGGATGTGTACCAGCAAGGGGCCAAGCAGTTTGAGCGCGACAAACATCCCTTTCAGCACTACTTCGAGGAGCTAGCCATCGGGCAAACGTACACTACCCACCGCCACACCGTCACGGAGGGCGATATTACCAACTTTGCGCAAGTGTCGGGCGACAATTTTTACGCCCACGTCGATGCTACTTCTTTGGAAGGCACCTTGTTTACGGGCCGCGTGGCGCACGGCTACTACATCCTGAGCAAAGCCGCCGGCATGTTCGTAGATCCGCGCAAAGGACCGGTGCTGCTCAACTACGGCCTTGATGAGTGCCGCTTCACCAAGCCTGTGTACCCCGGCATGACCATCGGTGTAAAGCTGACAGTGAAGGAAAAGGTAGCCCAGGAAAAGCGCGACGAGAACGACGTAGCCAAAGGCATTGTGCGCTGGCTCGTTGATGTGTCCGATGAGGCGGGCGAGACGGTTGCCATAGCGACCATCTTGACGATGGTCAAGAAAAAAGCGCAGGCATAG
- a CDS encoding 3-hydroxyacyl-CoA dehydrogenase NAD-binding domain-containing protein: protein MIIGIIGSGAMGAGIAQVAATAGHTVRLLDQTDAALARAEQSIRANLHKLGEKGKLSVAAVEETVARVQPTRDYLDFSDCGLVLEAIVEDLGAKQQLFRQIESVLSVDCILASNTSSLSITSLAATCQHPERFIGIHFFNPAPLMQLVEVIPAVQTRAGLAQEVKQLLHTWGKVPVLAQDTPGFIVNRVARPFYGEAIRILEEGLTDAATIDWAMTELGGFRMGPFALMDFIGHDVNYRVTESVFTAFFYDPRYKPSFTQKRLLEAGYLGRKSGRGFYEYREGAAQPEPNRDPNLGRMVLHRILVMLINEAAEALAFQVASKEDLELAMTKGVNYPKGLLTWADELGLPNVLRTLDQLYDDYREDRYRASALLRRLVRTEQSFSPSVSLPS, encoded by the coding sequence ATGATTATCGGAATTATCGGCAGCGGCGCTATGGGCGCGGGCATTGCGCAAGTAGCTGCTACGGCGGGCCATACGGTGCGCCTGCTCGACCAGACAGATGCCGCGCTAGCCCGCGCCGAACAAAGCATCCGGGCGAACCTTCACAAGCTCGGGGAAAAAGGGAAGCTGTCGGTAGCAGCCGTGGAGGAAACCGTTGCCAGGGTGCAGCCCACCCGCGACTACCTAGATTTTTCCGATTGCGGCTTGGTGCTGGAGGCTATTGTGGAAGACCTAGGTGCCAAGCAACAGCTTTTCCGGCAGATAGAGAGTGTGCTAAGCGTTGACTGCATACTGGCAAGCAATACGTCGTCGCTGTCAATTACGTCGTTAGCGGCTACGTGCCAGCACCCCGAGCGCTTTATCGGCATTCACTTCTTCAACCCGGCGCCGCTGATGCAGTTGGTAGAAGTCATTCCGGCCGTGCAAACCCGGGCTGGTTTGGCGCAAGAAGTCAAACAGCTACTTCACACGTGGGGCAAAGTGCCCGTGCTGGCCCAGGACACGCCCGGCTTCATCGTAAACCGCGTGGCGCGGCCCTTCTACGGCGAGGCCATCCGTATTTTGGAGGAAGGTCTCACCGACGCTGCTACCATCGACTGGGCCATGACTGAGCTAGGTGGCTTCCGGATGGGGCCCTTTGCCCTCATGGACTTCATTGGTCACGACGTTAATTACCGCGTCACCGAATCGGTCTTCACCGCTTTTTTCTACGATCCGCGCTACAAGCCGTCGTTCACCCAGAAAAGGCTGCTGGAAGCTGGCTACTTAGGTCGCAAGTCGGGCCGCGGGTTTTACGAGTACCGCGAAGGAGCCGCACAGCCCGAACCCAACCGTGACCCAAACCTAGGTCGTATGGTGCTGCATCGCATTCTAGTCATGCTCATTAATGAAGCCGCAGAAGCGCTTGCCTTCCAAGTTGCCTCCAAAGAAGACCTAGAGCTAGCTATGACGAAAGGCGTGAACTACCCGAAAGGGCTGCTCACCTGGGCCGATGAGCTAGGCTTGCCAAACGTGCTGCGCACGCTAGACCAGCTGTACGACGACTACCGCGAGGACCGCTACCGCGCCAGTGCTTTGTTGCGGCGCCTGGTGCGAACTGAGCAATCTTTTTCACCTTCCGTGAGCCTCCCCTCCTAG